Proteins encoded together in one Lachnospiraceae bacterium JLR.KK008 window:
- a CDS encoding dihydrofolate reductase family protein, whose amino-acid sequence MKNRLILYIAMSLDGYIAEKDGNISFLDETPSPSPDLGYKEFYDSLQAIILGGKTYRQIKKDLSPDKWPYEGMPCYVCTRQQLHYDPNVQFTSIPPGKQVLDFISEKHSGNIWLLGGGEIIRCFMQENLIDRYYIYVMPTVLGNGIPLFPRSFRKSILN is encoded by the coding sequence GTGAAAAACAGATTAATTCTATATATTGCGATGTCTTTAGACGGTTATATTGCTGAAAAAGATGGGAATATAAGTTTTTTGGATGAAACCCCGAGTCCATCCCCCGATCTTGGATATAAGGAATTTTATGATTCCCTGCAGGCAATCATACTTGGAGGGAAAACCTACCGCCAAATAAAAAAGGATCTTTCCCCTGATAAATGGCCATACGAAGGAATGCCCTGTTATGTATGTACACGTCAACAACTTCATTATGATCCGAATGTCCAATTTACGTCTATACCGCCGGGGAAACAAGTGTTAGATTTCATCTCTGAAAAACATTCGGGAAACATTTGGCTCTTAGGTGGGGGAGAAATAATTCGCTGTTTTATGCAGGAGAATTTAATTGACAGATATTACATTTATGTTATGCCAACTGTCCTTGGAAATGGAATTCCGCTTTTTCCCCGGAGTTTCCGAAAATCAATCTTAAATTAG